In Candidatus Methylomirabilis limnetica, the following proteins share a genomic window:
- a CDS encoding DUF2442 domain-containing protein, which produces MKSATLGKNTSGTEVTNISRHGFWLLLADEELFVPFKEFPWFKDASVSEVLNVERPHPHHLYWPDLDVDLAVESIRHPEKFPLVSKVSHPARRSSRRPKVASG; this is translated from the coding sequence ATGAAATCTGCAACGCTTGGCAAAAACACTTCAGGCACTGAGGTAACGAATATCTCGAGGCATGGATTCTGGCTGCTGCTGGCCGACGAGGAGCTCTTCGTCCCGTTCAAAGAGTTTCCTTGGTTCAAGGATGCATCGGTATCAGAGGTGCTGAACGTTGAGCGACCGCATCCTCACCACCTGTATTGGCCCGATCTCGATGTGGATTTAGCCGTTGAATCCATCAGGCATCCAGAGAAATTCCCTCTCGTCTCTAAGGTCTCGCACCCAGCGAGGCGCTCAAGCCGACGCCCAAAGGTCGCGAGCGGCTGA
- the thrB gene encoding homoserine kinase yields the protein MRRVRVRVPASTANLGPGFDTLGMALSLYNEVELSDDGEGLQLQVEGEGKAELERAGERNLAVRAAQETLRDLGLQPSGLRVHQINRIPLGRGLGSSAAACLAGIAAAARLARVELSTDELLARALPFEGHPDNVTPALMGGLTVSAIVEGRVVAARVPVPAHLKAVVVIPDLKLATKRAREVLPKQVPFADAVFNLTRLALLLTGLATDRLELLAPGTEDRLHQPYRAALLPGMEAILDEGRRAGALATCLSGAGSSLLALTSGDGEEIGRRMGERWRHEFGIENRVRLLEIDRQGLVYLE from the coding sequence ATGCGACGTGTTAGAGTACGGGTACCGGCCTCAACAGCGAACCTTGGACCAGGGTTTGACACGCTAGGGATGGCGCTGAGCCTGTACAACGAGGTAGAGCTCAGCGACGATGGCGAGGGGCTCCAGCTTCAAGTCGAGGGCGAGGGGAAGGCTGAGCTGGAGCGGGCAGGTGAGCGGAACCTTGCGGTTCGAGCAGCGCAGGAGACGCTACGGGATTTGGGCCTCCAGCCTTCCGGCCTGCGGGTGCACCAGATCAACCGGATCCCGCTGGGGCGCGGCCTTGGCAGCAGCGCCGCGGCCTGTCTCGCCGGGATCGCCGCCGCCGCCCGTCTGGCCCGCGTCGAGCTCTCGACGGATGAGCTTCTCGCTAGAGCGCTGCCTTTCGAGGGGCATCCAGATAACGTGACGCCAGCCTTGATGGGAGGCCTCACGGTTTCTGCCATCGTAGAGGGTCGCGTAGTGGCCGCCAGGGTCCCCGTTCCCGCTCACCTGAAGGCGGTGGTCGTGATCCCAGACCTCAAACTCGCCACCAAGCGCGCGCGGGAGGTGCTCCCCAAGCAGGTCCCGTTTGCTGATGCCGTCTTCAACCTGACCCGCCTGGCCCTCCTGCTCACGGGCCTCGCCACCGATCGCCTGGAACTGCTCGCACCAGGGACTGAAGACCGCCTCCACCAACCCTACCGGGCCGCGCTACTCCCGGGAATGGAGGCGATCCTGGACGAGGGACGGCGGGCCGGGGCGCTGGCTACCTGCCTGAGCGGCGCGGGCTCTTCGCTGCTCGCGCTCACCAGCGGGGATGGTGAGGAAATCGGCCGACGCATGGGGGAGCGATGGCGGCACGAGTTCGGGATCGAGAACCGCGTACGCCTTCTGGAGATCGACCGCCAGGGCCTCGTCTACCTTGAGTGA
- the proC gene encoding pyrroline-5-carboxylate reductase has product MLQGLTIGFIGAGNMAEALIRGLLEAKLVAADQIIASDIVEAKRQQIHQRHGIQTVTEGRDVATKASILVLAVKPQDMETALKGIAASVDQTKTIISVAAGITIAFIAERLPAKARIIRAMPNAPALVLAGAAGIAKGEHATAEDLQCAEAIFAAVGKAVVVDETHLDAVTGLSGSGPAYAFLFIEALADAGVKMGLARDVARLLAAQTVLGAAKMVLESGRHPAELKDMVASPGGTTIAGLHVLERGGLRGTLIEAVEAATIRSRELGRR; this is encoded by the coding sequence ATGCTACAAGGTCTGACCATCGGGTTCATCGGGGCCGGCAACATGGCCGAGGCGTTAATCCGCGGCCTGCTCGAAGCTAAGCTGGTGGCTGCAGACCAGATCATTGCCTCGGACATCGTCGAGGCGAAACGACAGCAGATCCACCAGCGCCACGGCATCCAGACGGTGACCGAGGGCCGCGATGTGGCCACGAAGGCCTCGATCCTGGTTCTGGCCGTCAAGCCCCAGGACATGGAGACGGCGCTGAAGGGGATCGCCGCTTCCGTGGATCAGACCAAGACGATCATCTCGGTTGCCGCTGGCATCACGATCGCCTTCATCGCCGAGCGCCTGCCCGCCAAGGCGCGGATCATTCGCGCCATGCCCAATGCGCCGGCCCTGGTTCTGGCCGGTGCCGCCGGGATCGCGAAGGGTGAGCATGCGACAGCCGAAGACCTGCAGTGTGCAGAGGCGATCTTCGCCGCGGTTGGCAAAGCGGTCGTGGTTGATGAGACGCACCTGGACGCCGTGACGGGACTGAGCGGCAGCGGCCCAGCCTACGCGTTCCTGTTTATCGAGGCGCTGGCTGACGCCGGTGTGAAGATGGGGCTTGCGCGGGATGTCGCCAGACTGCTGGCCGCTCAAACCGTCCTGGGCGCAGCAAAGATGGTCCTCGAGAGCGGTCGTCATCCGGCCGAACTGAAGGATATGGTCGCCTCTCCCGGAGGGACGACCATTGCCGGGCTGCATGTCCTGGAGCGCGGCGGATTGCGCGGGACCCTGATAGAGGCGGTAGAGGCGGCCACGATTCGATCCCGGGAACTGGGCAGGAGATAA
- a CDS encoding YggT family protein codes for MPFVAHFIDAFASILGQVLGLYTWVLIIRAVISWVNPDPWNPIVQFLCRVTDPVLQPIQKLLPPWRLGIDISPIVAILAIQFIQQWLVPSLREVASMLQ; via the coding sequence ATGCCGTTCGTCGCCCACTTCATTGATGCATTTGCGTCCATTCTGGGCCAGGTACTGGGGCTCTACACCTGGGTCCTCATCATCCGGGCGGTCATCTCCTGGGTCAACCCAGACCCCTGGAACCCGATCGTCCAATTCCTTTGCCGTGTTACCGACCCGGTGCTTCAGCCGATTCAGAAATTACTGCCACCGTGGCGATTGGGGATCGATATCTCTCCCATCGTAGCTATCCTGGCGATCCAGTTTATCCAGCAGTGGCTTGTGCCCTCCCTCCGCGAGGTGGCCTCGATGCTTCAGTAA
- a CDS encoding DUF167 domain-containing protein, whose protein sequence is MILVRQEGEAASFRAHLQPKASREAIVGEADGILRLRVNAPPVDGRANEACLRLLAKALDLPVSRLRIAAGQHARVKTIQIAGASADLIRLALCDLLEHPKR, encoded by the coding sequence ATGATTCTGGTTCGACAGGAGGGCGAGGCCGCCTCCTTTCGTGCCCATCTTCAGCCGAAGGCGTCCCGCGAAGCGATCGTCGGCGAAGCCGACGGTATCCTGCGGCTTCGGGTAAACGCCCCGCCAGTAGATGGACGGGCGAACGAGGCCTGCCTCCGCCTGCTGGCCAAGGCTCTTGACCTGCCGGTCTCCCGCCTTCGAATTGCCGCCGGTCAGCACGCCCGTGTAAAAACCATCCAAATCGCCGGAGCCTCCGCCGATCTCATCCGCCTCGCGCTCTGCGACCTGCTAGAGCATCCAAAGCGCTAG
- the glpX gene encoding class II fructose-bisphosphatase: protein MDRNLALELVRATEMAAISSARWMGLGNPSAAEQAAIDAMRHAFDNISFTGSIVTGEGERDKAPTLYVGEILGQGDAPEVDVALDAVESGTIVARGRPNAISVIAVAEKGSLRQVPDAHMEKIAVGPKAAGVIDITAPPEKNLHAIAEAMNCSVEDLTVVILDRPRHAELVRQVRGVGARIKLIHDGDLSATVAVAFEGTGVDVLMGVGGAREGALAATALQCIGGDMQGRLKPQTEEEAEQALRMGIRDLDQVFTISDLTGGGERDIMFAATGVTDGDLLKGVRFFGGGAQTHSLVMRSSSATVRFIESTHRFDRKPVS from the coding sequence ATGGACCGAAACCTGGCGCTTGAGTTGGTGCGGGCGACCGAAATGGCCGCTATTTCGTCAGCTCGCTGGATGGGGTTAGGCAATCCGAGCGCGGCTGAACAGGCTGCGATCGATGCAATGCGCCACGCCTTCGATAACATCAGCTTCACTGGTTCTATCGTTACTGGTGAGGGTGAGCGCGACAAGGCGCCAACCCTCTATGTCGGAGAGATCCTTGGCCAGGGCGACGCTCCTGAGGTGGACGTAGCTCTTGACGCCGTTGAAAGCGGGACGATCGTGGCCCGTGGCCGTCCAAATGCCATCTCTGTTATTGCCGTCGCTGAGAAGGGGTCGCTGCGCCAGGTGCCGGATGCCCACATGGAAAAGATCGCCGTCGGGCCTAAGGCGGCTGGGGTGATCGACATCACCGCACCCCCTGAGAAGAATCTTCACGCCATCGCCGAAGCGATGAACTGTTCCGTGGAGGATCTCACGGTGGTCATTCTTGACCGACCCCGTCATGCCGAACTGGTGAGACAGGTCCGTGGGGTCGGTGCGCGCATCAAACTCATTCATGATGGTGACCTCTCCGCTACTGTGGCTGTGGCGTTCGAAGGGACAGGCGTAGATGTCCTCATGGGGGTCGGGGGCGCGCGAGAAGGCGCGCTTGCGGCGACTGCGCTTCAGTGTATTGGGGGTGACATGCAGGGTCGCCTGAAGCCGCAGACGGAAGAGGAGGCAGAGCAAGCGCTGAGAATGGGGATCCGAGACCTGGATCAGGTATTTACGATCTCTGATCTAACCGGAGGGGGAGAGCGCGACATTATGTTTGCCGCAACCGGGGTGACCGACGGTGATCTCCTGAAGGGGGTTCGCTTCTTCGGCGGAGGGGCCCAGACCCACTCCCTCGTGATGCGCTCCAGTTCCGCGACCGTCCGCTTCATCGAGTCGACCCACCGTTTCGACCGGAAGCCGGTCTCATAG
- the hisS gene encoding histidine--tRNA ligase: MQLKGVRGAPDLLPQESARWQRVEATTRSLLQRYGYAEIRTPVFERTELFVRGIGEGTDIVEKEMYTFTDQGEVNLTLRPEGTAPVVRAYLEHQMATQFPFVKVYYLGPMFRRERPQSGRYRQFHQIGVEAIGSHQPAVDAEVIDLLWALMVEELRIPDLQLRLNSIGDAACRPTIRDRLLRYMADRSSGLCHDCQGRLTRNPLRIMDCKQAGCQSLVAEAPKPIESLCEACAAHFAEVRSLLDILKIPYTIDDRLVRGLEYYTKTAFEVINPRLGAQNALAGGGRFDGLIEAMGGPSTPGIGFAVGLERVMASLPSASDEGALHGVYVATIGREAQRIGMGLLQELRRRGMRGLMDLEARSLKGQMRQANKERVRYCVILGEDELRQGQVMLRDMVKADQGSVALEQIVEHLVGLEAVCEREHGTP; encoded by the coding sequence ATGCAACTGAAAGGTGTGCGCGGGGCGCCTGACCTCTTGCCTCAAGAGTCCGCGAGGTGGCAGCGCGTCGAAGCGACAACGCGTTCTCTCCTACAGCGATACGGCTACGCGGAAATCCGGACCCCCGTCTTCGAGCGTACAGAGCTATTTGTCCGCGGCATCGGCGAGGGGACCGATATTGTCGAGAAAGAGATGTACACCTTCACCGATCAGGGTGAGGTCAATCTCACGCTTCGACCCGAAGGGACCGCGCCGGTTGTCCGGGCCTACCTCGAACACCAAATGGCCACCCAGTTCCCCTTCGTGAAGGTGTACTACCTCGGCCCGATGTTCCGTCGGGAACGGCCACAATCGGGACGATACCGGCAGTTCCACCAGATTGGCGTGGAGGCGATCGGCTCTCATCAGCCGGCGGTAGATGCGGAGGTCATCGATCTCCTCTGGGCGCTTATGGTGGAGGAGCTCCGGATTCCCGATCTGCAGCTTCGCCTCAACTCGATCGGTGACGCAGCTTGCCGGCCCACAATCCGAGATCGCCTCCTCCGCTACATGGCGGATCGGTCATCAGGCCTCTGCCATGATTGCCAGGGGAGGCTGACGCGCAATCCGCTCCGGATTATGGACTGCAAGCAGGCGGGCTGCCAGAGCCTGGTGGCGGAGGCGCCAAAGCCGATCGAGAGCCTGTGTGAAGCCTGCGCGGCGCACTTCGCCGAGGTTCGGAGTCTGCTGGATATCCTGAAGATCCCCTATACCATCGATGATCGGCTGGTTCGTGGCCTTGAATACTACACGAAAACGGCCTTCGAGGTGATCAATCCCCGCCTTGGCGCTCAGAATGCTCTGGCCGGCGGCGGGCGCTTCGACGGCCTGATTGAGGCGATGGGCGGGCCCTCTACCCCAGGGATCGGCTTCGCGGTGGGACTGGAGCGGGTCATGGCCTCTCTTCCGTCAGCCTCAGACGAGGGCGCCCTGCATGGAGTCTACGTTGCCACCATAGGCCGAGAGGCGCAGCGGATCGGGATGGGGCTCTTGCAGGAGCTGCGTCGTCGTGGCATGAGAGGCCTGATGGATCTCGAAGCGCGCAGCCTCAAGGGGCAGATGCGCCAGGCGAATAAGGAGCGGGTCCGGTACTGTGTGATCCTTGGCGAAGATGAGCTCAGGCAAGGTCAGGTGATGCTGCGGGATATGGTGAAAGCTGACCAGGGCTCAGTTGCGCTGGAGCAGATTGTCGAGCATCTGGTGGGACTGGAGGCGGTGTGTGAGCGCGAGCATGGGACTCCTTAA
- the aspS gene encoding aspartate--tRNA ligase: protein MGLLKRTEYCGLLGPQHVGEPVVLMGWVHRRRDHGGLIFIDLRDREGVAQTVFNPEFHPEAHEVAHRMRAEFVVAIRGRVQARPPGTVNTALPSGAIEVVVEEAQILNEAKPPVFPIEEQTDVAEETRLTYRYLDLRRPSMLRNLRLRHKVSQAIRGYLDRHGFVEVETPMLTRSTPEGARDYLVPSRLNPGEFYALPQSPQLFKQLLMVAGMDRYYQIVRCFRDEDLRADRQPEFTQIDMELSFVDREDVLEVTEGLVAALFEAAGKPSLPRPFPRLTYAEAIDRFGLDAPDTRFGMELADLTEMLRGVEAKAFAEPIAQGGAVKGMNVKGCGSFSRTQIDGLVECAKGFGAKGLAWFKVSADGIQSPLAKFLGPTILKRLAERLNGEAGDLLLLIADQPMTAAGALGRLRVKLGRELKLIDESALAVTWVIDFPLLEYNPEQGRWQAMHHPFTSPLDEDLPLLGDDPGKVRAKAYDLVVNGQELGGGSIRIHRRDVQSQMFAALGIGEDEARAKFGFLLEALEYGAPPHGGIAFGLDRIIALLAGATSIRDVIAFPKTQKAQDLMTKAPSSVDSRQLRDLKIKLDLDVKGSP from the coding sequence ATGGGACTCCTTAAGCGGACGGAATACTGCGGTCTGTTGGGCCCGCAGCACGTGGGGGAGCCCGTGGTGCTGATGGGCTGGGTGCATCGACGACGTGACCACGGCGGTCTCATCTTTATCGATCTTCGGGATCGCGAAGGGGTTGCCCAGACGGTCTTCAACCCCGAGTTTCACCCGGAGGCCCATGAGGTAGCCCACCGGATGCGCGCCGAATTTGTGGTGGCGATTCGCGGCAGGGTCCAGGCGCGCCCGCCGGGTACCGTGAATACCGCGCTTCCCAGCGGGGCTATTGAGGTCGTGGTAGAGGAGGCGCAGATCCTCAATGAGGCCAAACCGCCAGTCTTTCCGATTGAGGAGCAGACTGACGTGGCTGAGGAGACTCGGCTGACGTATCGGTACCTGGACCTCCGTCGCCCTTCGATGCTGCGCAACCTGCGCCTGCGTCACAAGGTGTCACAAGCCATCCGCGGCTATCTGGATCGACACGGATTTGTTGAGGTGGAGACCCCCATGCTGACCCGGAGCACGCCAGAGGGGGCCCGGGACTATCTGGTCCCGAGTCGACTGAATCCCGGAGAGTTCTACGCCCTGCCGCAGTCGCCCCAGCTCTTCAAACAGCTCCTCATGGTCGCAGGGATGGATCGGTACTATCAGATCGTCAGGTGCTTTAGGGACGAGGATCTGCGGGCTGACCGACAGCCGGAGTTTACCCAGATCGACATGGAGCTGTCGTTTGTGGATCGAGAGGATGTGCTTGAGGTGACGGAAGGGCTGGTGGCGGCACTCTTTGAAGCAGCCGGCAAGCCTTCCCTGCCCAGACCCTTTCCGCGACTCACGTACGCCGAGGCCATCGACCGGTTTGGTCTCGATGCACCGGACACCCGATTCGGAATGGAACTTGCCGATTTGACCGAGATGTTGCGCGGGGTCGAGGCAAAGGCGTTCGCCGAGCCGATTGCGCAAGGCGGCGCGGTGAAGGGGATGAACGTCAAAGGGTGCGGCTCATTCTCCAGGACGCAGATCGATGGGCTGGTTGAATGTGCGAAGGGGTTTGGGGCCAAGGGCCTGGCCTGGTTCAAGGTTTCCGCAGATGGGATCCAGTCACCCCTGGCCAAGTTCCTCGGGCCGACGATCCTCAAACGCCTTGCTGAGCGACTGAACGGGGAGGCAGGGGATCTCCTGTTGCTGATTGCCGATCAGCCGATGACGGCGGCCGGGGCGCTGGGACGTCTTCGGGTCAAATTGGGTCGTGAGTTGAAGCTGATCGATGAGAGCGCGCTTGCGGTCACCTGGGTCATCGACTTCCCACTCCTTGAATACAATCCCGAACAAGGGCGGTGGCAGGCGATGCATCACCCCTTTACATCGCCGCTGGACGAGGATCTGCCGCTCCTTGGCGACGATCCCGGAAAGGTCCGCGCCAAGGCCTATGACCTGGTCGTGAACGGGCAGGAGCTGGGCGGCGGCAGCATCAGGATCCACCGCCGGGATGTCCAGAGTCAGATGTTCGCCGCCTTGGGGATCGGTGAGGATGAGGCGAGGGCCAAGTTCGGGTTTCTCCTGGAGGCGCTTGAGTACGGCGCCCCACCCCACGGCGGGATCGCCTTCGGCTTGGATCGGATCATCGCGCTGCTTGCTGGGGCCACCTCTATTCGGGACGTCATCGCCTTTCCCAAGACCCAAAAGGCGCAAGATCTGATGACGAAGGCCCCCTCGTCTGTCGACTCGAGGCAGCTTAGGGATCTGAAGATCAAGCTGGATCTTGATGTAAAGGGCAGCCCTTAG
- a CDS encoding PhoH family protein translates to MQPEHKVSLSIGEEIQQLFGRKDEIRKLIEEALQVKLVARDGLVSIHGEASAVAVGEQVVAELISVLTRGERVTPQDVKLALRLFIKQEKEEFRQIQGESIEVSPKKRPVRPKGPGQRSYIEAVRQHDIVFAIGPAGTGKTYLAMAMAVSALLRHEVNRIILTRPAVEAGEKLGFLPGTLYDKINPYLRPLYDALYDMVEMERVTRMIEMGTIEIAPLAFMRGRTLNDAFIVLDEAQNTTSEQMKMFLTRLGFGSKAVITGDITQVDLPTGRLSGLIEVQRILKGVEGINFAYFGEEDVVRHELVQQIVRAYEAYQAATLPAEGR, encoded by the coding sequence ATGCAACCGGAGCACAAGGTCTCCCTGTCCATCGGGGAAGAGATCCAGCAGCTTTTTGGTCGCAAGGACGAGATCAGGAAGCTCATCGAAGAGGCGTTGCAGGTCAAGCTGGTCGCGCGAGATGGACTCGTGAGCATCCATGGTGAGGCTTCAGCTGTGGCCGTCGGAGAGCAGGTTGTAGCGGAGCTGATCTCGGTGCTGACGCGCGGCGAGCGTGTAACCCCTCAGGATGTGAAGCTGGCCCTGCGTCTCTTCATCAAGCAAGAGAAGGAGGAGTTCAGACAGATCCAGGGTGAGAGCATCGAGGTTTCGCCAAAGAAGCGGCCGGTCCGGCCAAAGGGCCCCGGCCAGCGAAGCTACATCGAAGCCGTCCGCCAGCACGACATCGTCTTCGCCATAGGGCCGGCCGGGACCGGTAAGACGTATCTGGCTATGGCCATGGCCGTGTCAGCCCTCCTGAGGCACGAGGTCAACCGGATCATCTTGACCAGGCCCGCCGTGGAGGCGGGGGAAAAGTTGGGTTTCCTTCCAGGGACGCTCTATGACAAAATCAACCCCTACCTTCGGCCCCTGTACGATGCGCTCTACGATATGGTTGAGATGGAGCGCGTCACCCGTATGATTGAGATGGGCACCATCGAGATTGCCCCCCTGGCCTTCATGCGAGGTCGAACCCTGAACGATGCGTTCATCGTGCTGGACGAAGCCCAGAATACGACCTCAGAGCAGATGAAGATGTTTCTGACGCGCCTTGGCTTTGGTTCAAAGGCCGTCATCACGGGGGACATTACCCAGGTCGATCTGCCGACCGGTAGACTTTCCGGCCTAATCGAGGTTCAGCGCATCCTGAAAGGGGTCGAGGGGATCAATTTCGCCTATTTCGGCGAGGAGGACGTGGTGCGACACGAGTTGGTACAGCAGATTGTCAGGGCCTACGAAGCGTACCAGGCCGCCACCCTACCAGCCGAGGGGCGATAG
- the ybeY gene encoding rRNA maturation RNase YbeY, with amino-acid sequence MALQVINRQRKIGLDTKFLKKVGQATLATVGVEDAECELLVVGDRTMARLNQQYRGIAHSTDVLSFAMREGPFASISPNLLGDVVISADTADRQAAAAGHSLQDELVALLIHGILHLLGYDHQIPSEAKRMKRLERQLGAPFIEMEGG; translated from the coding sequence ATGGCACTACAGGTCATAAACCGACAAAGGAAGATCGGCCTCGACACGAAATTTCTAAAAAAAGTCGGGCAGGCTACCTTGGCTACAGTAGGGGTTGAAGACGCGGAGTGCGAACTGTTGGTGGTGGGCGACCGGACCATGGCCCGCCTGAACCAGCAGTATCGGGGAATAGCCCACAGTACTGACGTCCTGTCATTTGCGATGCGTGAAGGGCCGTTTGCGTCGATCTCGCCGAATCTACTCGGGGACGTGGTGATCTCGGCTGACACGGCCGATCGACAGGCTGCAGCGGCGGGCCACTCTCTGCAAGACGAGTTGGTCGCGCTCCTGATCCATGGTATCCTACACCTCCTCGGCTATGACCATCAGATACCATCTGAGGCGAAGAGAATGAAAAGGCTCGAAAGGCAGCTCGGTGCCCCGTTCATTGAGATGGAAGGTGGATGA
- a CDS encoding diacylglycerol kinase family protein produces the protein MSVVDSLNPFRCALEGIADALSTQRHLRIHVVVAGFVALFGLLLGLPYVDLLLLLMAIALVVITELLNTAVELTVDLASPGVSSIARRAKDTAAGAVLIAALVSAAIGIIILAPPLFRVLVASPFSAKSAMLAVTALGLGGSIVTALLPRRSRQNPFQRINL, from the coding sequence ATGAGCGTTGTGGACTCGTTGAATCCGTTTCGCTGCGCGCTTGAAGGGATCGCAGATGCACTCTCGACGCAACGGCACCTGCGCATCCATGTCGTTGTGGCTGGCTTCGTCGCGCTGTTCGGGCTGCTGCTAGGGTTGCCGTATGTCGATCTCCTCCTGCTGCTCATGGCCATTGCGCTTGTCGTCATCACAGAGCTCCTCAATACTGCAGTGGAGTTGACCGTGGACCTCGCATCGCCCGGCGTGAGCTCGATCGCGAGACGGGCAAAGGACACCGCGGCCGGCGCAGTCCTGATCGCGGCTCTGGTCTCGGCTGCTATCGGCATTATCATTCTTGCGCCTCCCCTGTTTCGCGTCCTCGTCGCAAGTCCATTTTCAGCAAAGTCGGCTATGCTGGCGGTAACCGCCCTCGGGTTGGGGGGAAGCATTGTCACCGCACTGTTGCCGCGCCGCTCCAGGCAGAACCCATTCCAGCGAATTAACCTCTAA
- the era gene encoding GTPase Era — MTIESRPQITGGLDVNSYKSGFIAIVGRPNVGKSTLMNRLLGQKVSIVSPRPQTTRAKIMGIKSLPGAQLIFLDTPGIDKSGGYFHRLMVKTATNTLEGVDLILWMVEAPDPLSHDDKLILEIMMSVKLPILLAINKVDLVEKERLLPTIDRFRTLLPFAEIVPISAVEGDNVALLESLLIQYLPEGQPLYPLDQVTDQPERFIIAEMIRERVFRSVYQEVPYAVAVLVEQVRAREGRALTDVEATIYVEKDSQKAIIIGRGGAMLKKIGELTRPEIERLLGTQIFLKLWVKVRSDWQTDDDELKRLGYLQP, encoded by the coding sequence ATGACCATCGAATCGAGGCCGCAAATCACCGGGGGGTTGGATGTGAACAGTTATAAATCCGGCTTCATTGCCATTGTTGGACGTCCCAACGTGGGAAAGTCGACCCTTATGAATCGCCTGCTGGGACAGAAAGTTTCAATCGTGTCTCCGAGACCGCAGACGACAAGGGCAAAAATTATGGGGATCAAGAGCTTACCTGGAGCGCAATTGATCTTCCTGGACACGCCAGGGATCGACAAGTCGGGCGGGTACTTTCACCGGCTGATGGTGAAGACGGCCACGAACACCCTGGAGGGGGTTGACTTAATCCTCTGGATGGTGGAAGCCCCCGATCCGCTCTCCCATGACGACAAGCTGATCCTGGAGATCATGATGAGTGTCAAGCTCCCGATCCTTCTCGCCATCAATAAGGTCGATCTTGTTGAGAAAGAAAGGCTGCTGCCCACGATCGATCGCTTTCGAACACTGCTGCCATTTGCCGAGATCGTTCCCATCTCCGCCGTTGAAGGTGACAATGTTGCGCTCCTTGAGTCGCTGCTGATCCAATACCTCCCGGAGGGACAGCCCCTTTATCCCCTTGATCAGGTAACTGACCAACCCGAGCGGTTCATCATCGCAGAGATGATCCGCGAGCGGGTCTTCCGCTCGGTCTACCAGGAGGTGCCGTATGCGGTGGCCGTTTTGGTAGAGCAGGTGAGGGCGCGAGAGGGGCGAGCGCTCACCGACGTCGAGGCGACCATTTATGTCGAGAAGGATTCGCAGAAAGCGATCATAATCGGTCGTGGTGGGGCAATGTTGAAGAAAATCGGGGAGTTAACCAGGCCGGAGATCGAGAGGCTGCTCGGCACCCAGATTTTCTTGAAGTTGTGGGTCAAGGTTCGCAGTGACTGGCAGACGGATGATGATGAGCTGAAGCGGCTTGGCTATCTGCAACCGTAA
- the recO gene encoding DNA repair protein RecO gives MPLHTTEAIVIGGHNLGEADRIIPFFTRQLGKVRAVARGARRIRSRYGGSLELFTLGQLVFFELPNRTLHKINEFSAVEPFAELKADLGRLGRGAYLVELAGASVEEAEPNEEIFLLLRDALTLLVLHDDPRLLRAFEIRLLRIVGYLLELYRCLICRSTLEHSAEPAISPTRGGLVCSRCRPRAQDSLSISLESLGFLRSALHGGLEQSLTSPLVHPHTTSLQEVLRVCIAHFFGKRLRSLAFLSLVE, from the coding sequence ATGCCTTTACATACAACCGAAGCGATTGTGATTGGCGGACACAATCTTGGCGAAGCAGATCGGATTATTCCGTTCTTCACGAGACAACTGGGAAAGGTTCGGGCAGTTGCTCGTGGGGCAAGGCGGATTCGTAGCCGATATGGCGGGAGCCTCGAGCTGTTCACGCTCGGGCAACTCGTCTTCTTCGAGTTGCCTAATCGAACCCTCCACAAGATCAACGAGTTCTCTGCTGTCGAGCCGTTCGCTGAGCTCAAAGCGGATCTGGGGAGGCTGGGTCGGGGAGCCTACCTCGTGGAGTTGGCAGGTGCATCTGTCGAGGAGGCGGAGCCAAACGAGGAGATCTTCCTCCTGCTTCGGGATGCTCTTACGCTGCTCGTCTTACATGATGACCCGCGACTTCTCAGAGCCTTTGAAATCCGCCTCCTCAGAATTGTCGGATACCTTTTGGAGCTCTATCGCTGCCTGATATGCCGGTCTACGCTAGAGCACAGTGCTGAGCCCGCTATCAGCCCAACCCGCGGTGGGCTGGTCTGTTCCAGATGTCGGCCACGAGCGCAAGACAGCTTATCCATCTCATTGGAATCATTGGGATTTCTACGCTCGGCCCTGCATGGCGGACTGGAACAGTCGCTTACCTCGCCTCTTGTCCATCCTCACACTACTAGCCTTCAAGAGGTCTTGAGGGTGTGCATTGCGCACTTTTTCGGTAAAAGACTTCGGTCCCTTGCCTTCCTAAGCCTCGTTGAATAG